From Nicotiana tabacum cultivar K326 chromosome 15, ASM71507v2, whole genome shotgun sequence, the proteins below share one genomic window:
- the LOC107790102 gene encoding copal-8-ol diphosphate hydratase, chloroplastic isoform X2, giving the protein MEDNQLSDGSWGEEIVFCIYDRLLNTLACVVALTLWNTCLPKRNKGVMFIKENLSKLETGEVENMTSGFELVFPTLLEKAQQLDIDIPYDAPVLKDIYARREVKLTRIPKDVIHTIPTTVLFSLEGLRDDLDWQRLLKLQMPDGSFLISPASTAFAFMETNDEKCLAYLQNVVEKSNGGARQYPFDLVTRLWAIDRLQRLGISYYFAEEFKELLNHVFRYWDEENGIFSGRNSNVSDVDDTCMAIRLLRLHGYDVSPDALNNFKDGDQFVCFRGEVDGSPTHMFNLYRCSQVLFPGEKILEEAKNFTYNFLQQCLANNRCLDKWVIAKDIPGEIRYALEFPWYASLPRVEARYYIEQYGGADDIWIGKTLYRMPDVNNNVYLQAAKLDYNRCQSQHRFEWLIMQEWFEKCNFQQFGISKKYLLVSYFLAAASIFEVEKSRERLAWAKSRIIYKMITSYYNDEATTWTTRNSLLMEFKVSHDPTRKNGNETKEILVLKNLRQFLRQLSEETFEDLGKDIHHQLQNAWETWLVFLREEKNACQEETELLVRTINLSGGYMTHDEILFDADYENLSNLTNKVCGKLNELQNDKVTGGSKNTNIELDMQALVKLVFGNTSSNINQDIKQTFFAVVKTFYYSAHVSEEIMNFHISKVLFQQV; this is encoded by the exons ATGGAAG ACAATCAACTTTCTGATGGTTCATGGGGAGAGGAGATTGTATTCTGCATATATGATCGACTCTTGAACACACTAGCATGTGTTGTTGCATTGACATTATGGAACACGTGCCTTCCTAAGAGAAACAAAG GTGTGATGTTTATCAAAGAAAACTTAAGCAAGCTAGAGACAGGGGAAGTTGAAAACATGACTAGTGGATTTGAACTTGTGTTTCCTACTCTCCTTGAAAAAGCTCAACAACTAGATATTGACATTCCGTATGATGCTCCAGTCTTAAAGGATATTTATGCAAGGAGAGAAGTAAAGTTAACAAG AATTCCTAAAGATGTTATCCATACGATTCCGACAACAGTATTGTTTTCATTAGAAGGATTAAGGGACGACTTAGACTGGCAAAGACTTTTAAAGCTTCAAATGCCTGATGGTTCATTCTTAATATCCCCTGCTTCCACTGCCTTTGCATTCATggaaacaaatgatgaaaagtgtTTGGCATATCTTCAGAACGTTGTTGAAAAGAGTAATGGAGGAG CGCGACAATACCCGTTCGACTTGGTAACACGACTTTGGGCAATTGATCGATTACAACGCCTTGGAATCTCTTATTATTTTGCGGAAGAGTTCAAGGAACTTTTGAATCATGTGTTCAG ATACTGGGACGAGGAGAATGGAATTTttagtggaaggaattcaaacgTTTCTGATGTTGATGATACATGCATGGCTATAAGGTTGCTAAGGTTACATGGGTATGATGTTAGTCCAG ATGCGCTAAACAATTTCAAAGATGGTGATCAATTCGTTTGCTTCAGAGGTGAAGTGGACGGGTCACCAACACATATGTTTAATCTCTATAGATGTTCCCAAGTTTTATTCCCAGGAGAAAAGATTCTTGAAGAGGCAAAGAATTTTACTTATAACTTCTTACAGCAATGTCTTGCAAACAACCGATGCTTAGACAAATGGGTCATAGCTAAGGACATCCCCGGGGAG ATAAGGTATGCACTAGAATTTCCATGGTATGCCAGCTTACCTCGGGTGGAAGCTAGGTATTATATAGAACAGTATGGCGGAGCAGATGATATTTGGATTGGCAAGACGTTATACAG AATGCCCGATGTCAACAACAATGTTTATTTACAAGCTGCAAAATTGGATTACAATAGATGCCAAAGTCAACATCGCTTTGAATGGCTGATTATGCAAGA GTGGTTTGAGAAGTGCAACTTTCAACAATTTGGAATAAGCAAAAAGTACCTCCTAGTTTCTTATTTCCTAGCTGCTGCAAGTATATTTGAAGTCGAGAAGTCAAGAGAACGCCTTGCATGGGCTAAATCTCGTATAATATATAAGATGATTACATCTTACTACAATGATGAAGCCACAACTTGGACAACTAGGAATTCATTGCTAATGGAATTCAAGGTTTCTCATGATCCGACCAGAAAAAATGG TAATGAAACAAAAGAGATCTTAGTTCTCAAAAATCTTCGTCAGTTTTTGCGCCAACTATCAGAAGAAACTTTTGAAGACCTAGGCAAAGACATCCATCACCAACTACAAAATGCT TGGGAAACGTGGTTGGTGTTCTTGAGGGAGGAAAAGAATGCATGTCAAGAAGAAACAGAGTTGCTGGTGCGCACAATTAATCTCTCGGGCGGCTATATGACACATGATGAGATATTATTCGATGCGGACTACGAGAATCTGTCCAACCTTACCAATAAAGTTTGTGGCAAGCTTAATGAGCTCCAAAATGACAAG gtgacgggcggcTCAAAGAACACCAATATTGAACTCGACATGCAAGCTCTCGTAAAGTTAGTGTTTGGTAACACCTCAAGCAACATCAACCAAGACATTAAGCAAACATTTTTTGCAGTTGTGAAGACTTTCTATTACAGTGCGCATGTTAGTGAGGAAATAATGAACTTTCACATATCCAAAGTGCTTTTTCAGCAAGTCTAG
- the LOC107790102 gene encoding copal-8-ol diphosphate hydratase, chloroplastic isoform X1, translating to MLNSMEDGRLNVLAYDTAWVSFIPNTTNNGNDQRPMFPSCLQWIIDNQLSDGSWGEEIVFCIYDRLLNTLACVVALTLWNTCLPKRNKGVMFIKENLSKLETGEVENMTSGFELVFPTLLEKAQQLDIDIPYDAPVLKDIYARREVKLTRIPKDVIHTIPTTVLFSLEGLRDDLDWQRLLKLQMPDGSFLISPASTAFAFMETNDEKCLAYLQNVVEKSNGGARQYPFDLVTRLWAIDRLQRLGISYYFAEEFKELLNHVFRYWDEENGIFSGRNSNVSDVDDTCMAIRLLRLHGYDVSPDALNNFKDGDQFVCFRGEVDGSPTHMFNLYRCSQVLFPGEKILEEAKNFTYNFLQQCLANNRCLDKWVIAKDIPGEIRYALEFPWYASLPRVEARYYIEQYGGADDIWIGKTLYRMPDVNNNVYLQAAKLDYNRCQSQHRFEWLIMQEWFEKCNFQQFGISKKYLLVSYFLAAASIFEVEKSRERLAWAKSRIIYKMITSYYNDEATTWTTRNSLLMEFKVSHDPTRKNGNETKEILVLKNLRQFLRQLSEETFEDLGKDIHHQLQNAWETWLVFLREEKNACQEETELLVRTINLSGGYMTHDEILFDADYENLSNLTNKVCGKLNELQNDKVTGGSKNTNIELDMQALVKLVFGNTSSNINQDIKQTFFAVVKTFYYSAHVSEEIMNFHISKVLFQQV from the exons ATGTTGAATTCGATGGAGGATGGAAGGTTAAATGTCTTAGCCTATGACACAGCTTGGGTTTCCTTTATTCCAAATACTACTAATAATGGAAATGATCAAAGACCTATGTTTCCATCTTGTCTTCAATGGATTATAGACAATCAACTTTCTGATGGTTCATGGGGAGAGGAGATTGTATTCTGCATATATGATCGACTCTTGAACACACTAGCATGTGTTGTTGCATTGACATTATGGAACACGTGCCTTCCTAAGAGAAACAAAG GTGTGATGTTTATCAAAGAAAACTTAAGCAAGCTAGAGACAGGGGAAGTTGAAAACATGACTAGTGGATTTGAACTTGTGTTTCCTACTCTCCTTGAAAAAGCTCAACAACTAGATATTGACATTCCGTATGATGCTCCAGTCTTAAAGGATATTTATGCAAGGAGAGAAGTAAAGTTAACAAG AATTCCTAAAGATGTTATCCATACGATTCCGACAACAGTATTGTTTTCATTAGAAGGATTAAGGGACGACTTAGACTGGCAAAGACTTTTAAAGCTTCAAATGCCTGATGGTTCATTCTTAATATCCCCTGCTTCCACTGCCTTTGCATTCATggaaacaaatgatgaaaagtgtTTGGCATATCTTCAGAACGTTGTTGAAAAGAGTAATGGAGGAG CGCGACAATACCCGTTCGACTTGGTAACACGACTTTGGGCAATTGATCGATTACAACGCCTTGGAATCTCTTATTATTTTGCGGAAGAGTTCAAGGAACTTTTGAATCATGTGTTCAG ATACTGGGACGAGGAGAATGGAATTTttagtggaaggaattcaaacgTTTCTGATGTTGATGATACATGCATGGCTATAAGGTTGCTAAGGTTACATGGGTATGATGTTAGTCCAG ATGCGCTAAACAATTTCAAAGATGGTGATCAATTCGTTTGCTTCAGAGGTGAAGTGGACGGGTCACCAACACATATGTTTAATCTCTATAGATGTTCCCAAGTTTTATTCCCAGGAGAAAAGATTCTTGAAGAGGCAAAGAATTTTACTTATAACTTCTTACAGCAATGTCTTGCAAACAACCGATGCTTAGACAAATGGGTCATAGCTAAGGACATCCCCGGGGAG ATAAGGTATGCACTAGAATTTCCATGGTATGCCAGCTTACCTCGGGTGGAAGCTAGGTATTATATAGAACAGTATGGCGGAGCAGATGATATTTGGATTGGCAAGACGTTATACAG AATGCCCGATGTCAACAACAATGTTTATTTACAAGCTGCAAAATTGGATTACAATAGATGCCAAAGTCAACATCGCTTTGAATGGCTGATTATGCAAGA GTGGTTTGAGAAGTGCAACTTTCAACAATTTGGAATAAGCAAAAAGTACCTCCTAGTTTCTTATTTCCTAGCTGCTGCAAGTATATTTGAAGTCGAGAAGTCAAGAGAACGCCTTGCATGGGCTAAATCTCGTATAATATATAAGATGATTACATCTTACTACAATGATGAAGCCACAACTTGGACAACTAGGAATTCATTGCTAATGGAATTCAAGGTTTCTCATGATCCGACCAGAAAAAATGG TAATGAAACAAAAGAGATCTTAGTTCTCAAAAATCTTCGTCAGTTTTTGCGCCAACTATCAGAAGAAACTTTTGAAGACCTAGGCAAAGACATCCATCACCAACTACAAAATGCT TGGGAAACGTGGTTGGTGTTCTTGAGGGAGGAAAAGAATGCATGTCAAGAAGAAACAGAGTTGCTGGTGCGCACAATTAATCTCTCGGGCGGCTATATGACACATGATGAGATATTATTCGATGCGGACTACGAGAATCTGTCCAACCTTACCAATAAAGTTTGTGGCAAGCTTAATGAGCTCCAAAATGACAAG gtgacgggcggcTCAAAGAACACCAATATTGAACTCGACATGCAAGCTCTCGTAAAGTTAGTGTTTGGTAACACCTCAAGCAACATCAACCAAGACATTAAGCAAACATTTTTTGCAGTTGTGAAGACTTTCTATTACAGTGCGCATGTTAGTGAGGAAATAATGAACTTTCACATATCCAAAGTGCTTTTTCAGCAAGTCTAG